From one Syngnathoides biaculeatus isolate LvHL_M chromosome 12, ASM1980259v1, whole genome shotgun sequence genomic stretch:
- the mlh1 gene encoding DNA mismatch repair protein Mlh1 isoform X2, producing the protein MPDLARFVQPQTTHVWPILPDVTQDGGQGNPGTVVAASSEILDAKSTNIQVTVKDGGLKLLQIQDNGTGIRREDMEIVCERFTTSKLQTFEDLSAIATYGFRGEALASISHIAHVTITTKTVDGKCAYRGSYSDGKLKGPLKPCAGNQGTQILAEDLFYNVSTRRKALKSPSDEYARIVEVVSRYAIHNSGKSFSVKKQGETVADVRTLPNASVVDNIRGIFGNAVSRELMEVCSEDHMLGFKMKGYISNANYSVKKCIMVLFINHRLVESSALKKAVETVYAAYLPKNTHPFLYLSLEIAPQNVDVNVHPTKHEVHFLHEDGIIESVQKHIEGKLLGSNSSRTYFTQTLLPGLSACGAAEVKSSSGTSESAERVYAHQMVRTDCRAQKLDAFLQSKEKPLLEAGPAGPSGADSEAKTAEPDDVDMVVALNQMETELSKTEERNEKVAEVQRKRPRKEQQPETEDGRDQDPTAADTPKRRVIKLNSIKELRGEISDGAHKGLQEMLQNHTFVGCVNPQWTLIQHHTKLYLLNTTTLSQELFYQILIYDFGNFGVLRLSTPAPIYELAMLALDSEESGWTEEDGPKEGLAQYIVDFLKNKAEMLEDYFSMEIDQEGNLKGLPLLLDQYTPVMEGLPMFILRLATEVNWDHEKECFRDFSRECSMFYSIRKQYILEAKPREEQDEVLNSWRWNVEHILCKAFRSLISPPNHISEDGTVLQIANLPDLYKVFERC; encoded by the exons AGAGAAGACATGGAAATAGTTTGTGAGCGTTTTACCACAAGCAAGCTGCAGACATTCGAGGACCTCTCCGCCATCGCAACTTATGGCTTCAGAGGAGAA GCCCTTGCCAGTATAAGCCACATTGCCCATGTAACCATAACGACAAAGACAGTGGATGGCAAATGCGCTTATAG AGGCAGCTACAGCGACGGTAAACTGAAAGGCCCTCTAAAACCCTGTGCTGGAAACCAGGGAACACAAATACTG GCAGAGGATCTCTTCTACAACGTGTCCACCAGGaggaaagctttaaaaagccccaGCGACGAGTACGCCAGGATCGTAGAGGTGGTCAGCAG GTATGCCATACACAATTCTGGGAAAAGCTTCTCTGTCAAGAAG CAAGGAGAGACGGTAGCAGATGTGAGGACTTTACCCAACGCGTCAGTGGTGGATAACATTCGAGGAATCTTCGGCAATGCAGTCAGCAG GGAGCTGATGGAGGTCTGCAGTGAGGACCACATGCTCGGCTTTAAGATGAAGGGCTACATCTCTAACGCAAACTACTCCGTCAAGAAATGCATCATGGTCCTCTTCATCAACC ACCGTCTGGTGGAGTCGAGTGCGCTGAAAAAAGCAGTGGAGACAGTTTATGCAGCGTACCTTCCCAAGAACACACACCCGTTCCTATATCTCAG TTTAGAGATCGCCCCTCAGAACGTGGACGTGAACGTTCACCCCACGAAGCATGAGGTGCATTTCCTGCACGAGGATGGCATCATCGAGAGCGTTCAGAAGCACATTGAGGGAAAACTGCTGGGATCCAATTCCTCACGCACATACTTCACTCAG ACTTTGCTGCCCGGGCTGTCTGCGTGCGGTGCAGCTGAGGTCAAGTCAAGCAGCGGCACATCCGAGTCTGCCGAGCGCGTCTACGCTCATCAGATGGTGAGGACCGACTGTCGTGCTCAGAAGCTGGACGCTTTCCTTCAGTCAAAGGAGAAGCCGCTTCTCGAGGCCGGACCCGCCGGGCCGAGCGGCGCCGATTCCGAGGCCAAAACCGCCGAGCCGGATGACGTTGACATGGTGGTGGCCCTGAACCAGATGGAGACGGAGCTGTCGAAAACCGAGGAGAGAAACGAAAAAGTGGCTGAGGTCCAAAG GAAACGTCCCAGGAAAGAGCAGCAGCCGGAGACGGAAGACGGACGGGACCAGGACCCGACGGCCGCAGACACGCCCAAGAGACGAGTCATCAAACTGAACAGCATCAAAGAGTTGAGAGGCGAGATTAGCGACGGTGCACACAAAG GTCTTCAGGAGATGTTGCAGAACCACACATTTGTGGGCTGCGTCAACCCTCAGTGGACTCTGATCCAGCATCACACCAAACTTTACCTGCTCAACACGACAACACTCAG CCAGGAGCTCTTCTACCAAATCCTCATCTATGACTTTGGGAACTTTGGTGTACTCAGACTATCT ACACCGGCTCCCATTTACGAGCTGGCCATGTTGGCTCTGGACTCTGAGGAGAGTGGCTGGACTGAGGAGGATGGACCCAAAGAAGGCCTGGCTCAGTACATTGTGGACTTCTTGAAGAACAAAGCAGAAATGCTAGAGGATTATTTTTCCATGGAGATCGATCAG GAGGGCAATTTGAAAGGACTGCCCTTGTTGCTTGACCAGTACACACCCGTCATGGAAGGTCTGCCCATGTTTATCCTCCGGCTAGCAACTGAG GTGAACTGGGACCATGAAAAAGAATGCTTCCGAGACTTCAGCAGAGAGTGCAGCATGTTCTACTCCATAAGGAAGCAATACATCCTCGAGGCCAAACCCAGAGAGGAGCAG GATGAAGTCCTGAACTCGTGGCGTTGGAACGTTGAGCACATCCTGTGCAAGGCTTTCCGCTCGCTCATCAGTCCTCCCAATCACATCAGTGAGGACGGCACAGTGCTGCAGATTGCCAATTTACCGGATCTCTACAAAGTGTTTGAGAGGTGTTAG
- the mlh1 gene encoding DNA mismatch repair protein Mlh1 isoform X3 has protein sequence MAGVIRRLDETVVNRIAAGEVIQRPANAVKEMIENCLDAKSTNIQVTVKDGGLKLLQIQDNGTGIRREDMEIVCERFTTSKLQTFEDLSAIATYGFRGEALASISHIAHVTITTKTVDGKCAYRGSYSDGKLKGPLKPCAGNQGTQILAEDLFYNVSTRRKALKSPSDEYARIVEVVSRYAIHNSGKSFSVKKQGETVADVRTLPNASVVDNIRGIFGNAVSRELMEVCSEDHMLGFKMKGYISNANYSVKKCIMVLFINHRLVESSALKKAVETVYAAYLPKNTHPFLYLSLEIAPQNVDVNVHPTKHEVHFLHEDGIIESVQKHIEGKLLGSNSSRTYFTQTLLPGLSACGAAEVKSSSGTSESAERVYAHQMVRTDCRAQKLDAFLQSKEKPLLEAGPAGPSGADSEAKTAEPDDVDMVVALNQMETELSKTEERNEKVAEVQRKRPRKEQQPETEDGRDQDPTAADTPKRRVIKLNSIKELRGEISDGAHKGLQEMLQNHTFVGCVNPQWTLIQHHTKLYLLNTTTLSQELFYQILIYDFGNFGVLRLSTPAPIYELAMLALDSEESGWTEEDGPKEGLAQYIVDFLKNKAEMLEDYFSMEIDQEGNLKGLPLLLDQYTPVMEGLPMFILRLATEVNWDHEKECFRDFSRECSMFYSIRKQYILEAKPREEQDEVLNSWRWNVEHILCKAFRSLISPPNHISEDGTVLQIANLPDLYKVFERC, from the exons AGAGAAGACATGGAAATAGTTTGTGAGCGTTTTACCACAAGCAAGCTGCAGACATTCGAGGACCTCTCCGCCATCGCAACTTATGGCTTCAGAGGAGAA GCCCTTGCCAGTATAAGCCACATTGCCCATGTAACCATAACGACAAAGACAGTGGATGGCAAATGCGCTTATAG AGGCAGCTACAGCGACGGTAAACTGAAAGGCCCTCTAAAACCCTGTGCTGGAAACCAGGGAACACAAATACTG GCAGAGGATCTCTTCTACAACGTGTCCACCAGGaggaaagctttaaaaagccccaGCGACGAGTACGCCAGGATCGTAGAGGTGGTCAGCAG GTATGCCATACACAATTCTGGGAAAAGCTTCTCTGTCAAGAAG CAAGGAGAGACGGTAGCAGATGTGAGGACTTTACCCAACGCGTCAGTGGTGGATAACATTCGAGGAATCTTCGGCAATGCAGTCAGCAG GGAGCTGATGGAGGTCTGCAGTGAGGACCACATGCTCGGCTTTAAGATGAAGGGCTACATCTCTAACGCAAACTACTCCGTCAAGAAATGCATCATGGTCCTCTTCATCAACC ACCGTCTGGTGGAGTCGAGTGCGCTGAAAAAAGCAGTGGAGACAGTTTATGCAGCGTACCTTCCCAAGAACACACACCCGTTCCTATATCTCAG TTTAGAGATCGCCCCTCAGAACGTGGACGTGAACGTTCACCCCACGAAGCATGAGGTGCATTTCCTGCACGAGGATGGCATCATCGAGAGCGTTCAGAAGCACATTGAGGGAAAACTGCTGGGATCCAATTCCTCACGCACATACTTCACTCAG ACTTTGCTGCCCGGGCTGTCTGCGTGCGGTGCAGCTGAGGTCAAGTCAAGCAGCGGCACATCCGAGTCTGCCGAGCGCGTCTACGCTCATCAGATGGTGAGGACCGACTGTCGTGCTCAGAAGCTGGACGCTTTCCTTCAGTCAAAGGAGAAGCCGCTTCTCGAGGCCGGACCCGCCGGGCCGAGCGGCGCCGATTCCGAGGCCAAAACCGCCGAGCCGGATGACGTTGACATGGTGGTGGCCCTGAACCAGATGGAGACGGAGCTGTCGAAAACCGAGGAGAGAAACGAAAAAGTGGCTGAGGTCCAAAG GAAACGTCCCAGGAAAGAGCAGCAGCCGGAGACGGAAGACGGACGGGACCAGGACCCGACGGCCGCAGACACGCCCAAGAGACGAGTCATCAAACTGAACAGCATCAAAGAGTTGAGAGGCGAGATTAGCGACGGTGCACACAAAG GTCTTCAGGAGATGTTGCAGAACCACACATTTGTGGGCTGCGTCAACCCTCAGTGGACTCTGATCCAGCATCACACCAAACTTTACCTGCTCAACACGACAACACTCAG CCAGGAGCTCTTCTACCAAATCCTCATCTATGACTTTGGGAACTTTGGTGTACTCAGACTATCT ACACCGGCTCCCATTTACGAGCTGGCCATGTTGGCTCTGGACTCTGAGGAGAGTGGCTGGACTGAGGAGGATGGACCCAAAGAAGGCCTGGCTCAGTACATTGTGGACTTCTTGAAGAACAAAGCAGAAATGCTAGAGGATTATTTTTCCATGGAGATCGATCAG GAGGGCAATTTGAAAGGACTGCCCTTGTTGCTTGACCAGTACACACCCGTCATGGAAGGTCTGCCCATGTTTATCCTCCGGCTAGCAACTGAG GTGAACTGGGACCATGAAAAAGAATGCTTCCGAGACTTCAGCAGAGAGTGCAGCATGTTCTACTCCATAAGGAAGCAATACATCCTCGAGGCCAAACCCAGAGAGGAGCAG GATGAAGTCCTGAACTCGTGGCGTTGGAACGTTGAGCACATCCTGTGCAAGGCTTTCCGCTCGCTCATCAGTCCTCCCAATCACATCAGTGAGGACGGCACAGTGCTGCAGATTGCCAATTTACCGGATCTCTACAAAGTGTTTGAGAGGTGTTAG
- the lrrfip2 gene encoding leucine-rich repeat flightless-interacting protein 2 isoform X4: protein MGTQGTGRKRAPLKDRFSAEDEALSSIAREAEARLAAKRAARAEARDIRMRELERQQKELDEKCDKQYSDYSRPSSRCATPGLSAATLASLGGTSSRRGSTDASSVYDQDSSLSELRDIYELKDQIQDVEGRYIQGLKELKESLTEVEEKYKKAMVSNAQLDNDKGNLIYQVDTLKDVIEEMEEQMSEMKRELEEKSKELERQKHTCTVLQHKQEELKEGIRQRDELIEEKQRLQTKLDVLTREMFDLQETINWKDKKIGALERQKEYFDCIRNERDELRHELADLKGKTKSVETHGLVIIPDGTTNGDINHDPVSSGITVVSQEAAQVLESAGEGPLDVRLLKLAEEKEELLTQIRKLKNQLEEERQKHSKVDGVYTDGEKMENGTDLHFIEMQRDANRQISEYKFKLSKAEQEMGTMEQNINRLEGQVSRYKTSADNAEKIEDELKAEKRKLQRELRTALDKIEEMEMTNNHLVKRLEKMKANRNALLSQQ from the exons GCAGAGGCAAGGCTGGCAGCAAAGAGAGCAGCACGGGCAGAGGCCAGGGATATTCGTATGAGGGAGCTTGAACGTCAGCAGAAAGAg ctggatgaaaaatgtgacaaacagtATTCAGACTACAGTCGG CCATCTTCCCGCTGTGCCACTCCAGGCCTATCAGCAGCAACATTGGCATCGCTGGGTGGAACTTCATCGCGACGGGGTAGCACAGATGCCAGCAGTGTCTATGATCAAGACAGTAGTCTGAGCGAACTTAGG GATATCTATGAACTAAAGGACCAGATTCAGGATGTAGAAGGGCGATACATACAAGGGCTTAAAGAGCTGAAG GAATCCCTTACCGAGGTCGAAGAGAAGTATAAGAAAGCAATGGTATCGAATGCACAGCTCGACAACGACAAAGGTAACCTCATCTACCAAGTGGACACTTTAAAAGATGTCATAGAGGAGATGGAGGAGCAAATGTCAGAGATGAAACGGGAGCTGGAAGAAAAATCAAAG GAACTAGAAAGGCAAAAGCACACATGCACTGTCCTGCAGCATAAACAAGAAGAACTGAAAGAGGGAATCCGTCAGAGAGATGAACTTATTGAG GAGAAACAACGATTGCAGACTAAGTTAGATGTTCTCACCAGAGAGATGTTTGACCTGCAGGAAACAATAAACTGGAAGGACAAAAAGATTGGG GCCCTAGAGAGGCagaaagagtactttgattGCATTAGGAATGAGAGAGATGAGCTCAGACATGAGCTTGCTGACCTCAAGGGGAAGACCAAATCAGTGGAG ACACACGGGCTCGTCATCATCCCGGACGGTACAACAAACGGCGATATCAACCACGACCCCGTGTCTTCGGGGATCACTGTGGTCTCACAAGAAGCCGCCCAGGTACTGGAATCTGCAGGAGAGGGTCCCCTCG ATGTCAGGCTACTGAAGTTAgctgaggagaaggaggagctgTTGACTCAGATCAGGAAGTTGAAGAATCAGTTGGAGGAGGAGCGACAGAAGCACTCCAAGGTGGACGGTGTGTACACTGATGGCGAAAAGATGGAGAACGGTACCGACCTTCACTTCATTGAGATGCAGA GAGATGCCAACAGACAGATTAGTGAATACAAATTCAAGCTTTCAAAGGCAGAACAGGAAATGGGTACAATGGAACAAAat ATAAACAGACTTGAAGGACAAGTTTCAAGGTACAAGACATCCGCAGACAACGCTGAGAAAATAGAAGATGAGCTTAAAGCAGAGAAACGCAAACTCCAGAGAGAG CTCCGCACAGCACTGGACAAGATCGAAGAGATGGAGATGACCAACAACCACCTCGTAAAGCGGCTGGAAAAGATGAAGGCCAACAGGAACGCTCTCCTCTCCCAGCAGTGA
- the lrrfip2 gene encoding leucine-rich repeat flightless-interacting protein 2 isoform X2: MGTQGTGRKRAPLKDRFSAEDEALSSIAREAEARLAAKRAARAEARDIRMRELERQQKEPSSRCATPGLSAATLASLGGTSSRRGSTDASSVYDQDSSLSELRDIYELKDQIQDVEGRYIQGLKELKESLTEVEEKYKKAMVSNAQLDNDKGNLIYQVDTLKDVIEEMEEQMSEMKRELEEKSKELERQKHTCTVLQHKQEELKEGIRQRDELIETHGLVIIPDGTTNGDINHDPVSSGITVVSQEAAQVLESAGEGPLDVRLLKLAEEKEELLTQIRKLKNQLEEERQKHSKVDGVYTDGEKMENGTDLHFIEMQRDANRQISEYKFKLSKAEQEMGTMEQNINRLEGQVSRYKTSADNAEKIEDELKAEKRKLQRELRTALDKIEEMEMTNNHLVKRLEKMKANRNALLSQQ; this comes from the exons GCAGAGGCAAGGCTGGCAGCAAAGAGAGCAGCACGGGCAGAGGCCAGGGATATTCGTATGAGGGAGCTTGAACGTCAGCAGAAAGAg CCATCTTCCCGCTGTGCCACTCCAGGCCTATCAGCAGCAACATTGGCATCGCTGGGTGGAACTTCATCGCGACGGGGTAGCACAGATGCCAGCAGTGTCTATGATCAAGACAGTAGTCTGAGCGAACTTAGG GATATCTATGAACTAAAGGACCAGATTCAGGATGTAGAAGGGCGATACATACAAGGGCTTAAAGAGCTGAAG GAATCCCTTACCGAGGTCGAAGAGAAGTATAAGAAAGCAATGGTATCGAATGCACAGCTCGACAACGACAAAGGTAACCTCATCTACCAAGTGGACACTTTAAAAGATGTCATAGAGGAGATGGAGGAGCAAATGTCAGAGATGAAACGGGAGCTGGAAGAAAAATCAAAG GAACTAGAAAGGCAAAAGCACACATGCACTGTCCTGCAGCATAAACAAGAAGAACTGAAAGAGGGAATCCGTCAGAGAGATGAACTTATTGAG ACACACGGGCTCGTCATCATCCCGGACGGTACAACAAACGGCGATATCAACCACGACCCCGTGTCTTCGGGGATCACTGTGGTCTCACAAGAAGCCGCCCAGGTACTGGAATCTGCAGGAGAGGGTCCCCTCG ATGTCAGGCTACTGAAGTTAgctgaggagaaggaggagctgTTGACTCAGATCAGGAAGTTGAAGAATCAGTTGGAGGAGGAGCGACAGAAGCACTCCAAGGTGGACGGTGTGTACACTGATGGCGAAAAGATGGAGAACGGTACCGACCTTCACTTCATTGAGATGCAGA GAGATGCCAACAGACAGATTAGTGAATACAAATTCAAGCTTTCAAAGGCAGAACAGGAAATGGGTACAATGGAACAAAat ATAAACAGACTTGAAGGACAAGTTTCAAGGTACAAGACATCCGCAGACAACGCTGAGAAAATAGAAGATGAGCTTAAAGCAGAGAAACGCAAACTCCAGAGAGAG CTCCGCACAGCACTGGACAAGATCGAAGAGATGGAGATGACCAACAACCACCTCGTAAAGCGGCTGGAAAAGATGAAGGCCAACAGGAACGCTCTCCTCTCCCAGCAGTGA
- the lrrfip2 gene encoding leucine-rich repeat flightless-interacting protein 2 isoform X3 — protein sequence MGTQGTGRKRAPLKDRFSAEDEALSSIAREAEARLAAKRAARAEARDIRMRELERQQKELDEKCDKQYSDYSRPSSRCATPGLSAATLASLGGTSSRRGSTDASSVYDQDSSLSELRESLTEVEEKYKKAMVSNAQLDNDKGNLIYQVDTLKDVIEEMEEQMSEMKRELEEKSKELERQKHTCTVLQHKQEELKEGIRQRDELIETHGLVIIPDGTTNGDINHDPVSSGITVVSQEAAQVLESAGEGPLDVRLLKLAEEKEELLTQIRKLKNQLEEERQKHSKVDGVYTDGEKMENGTDLHFIEMQRDANRQISEYKFKLSKAEQEMGTMEQNINRLEGQVSRYKTSADNAEKIEDELKAEKRKLQRELRTALDKIEEMEMTNNHLVKRLEKMKANRNALLSQQ from the exons GCAGAGGCAAGGCTGGCAGCAAAGAGAGCAGCACGGGCAGAGGCCAGGGATATTCGTATGAGGGAGCTTGAACGTCAGCAGAAAGAg ctggatgaaaaatgtgacaaacagtATTCAGACTACAGTCGG CCATCTTCCCGCTGTGCCACTCCAGGCCTATCAGCAGCAACATTGGCATCGCTGGGTGGAACTTCATCGCGACGGGGTAGCACAGATGCCAGCAGTGTCTATGATCAAGACAGTAGTCTGAGCGAACTTAGG GAATCCCTTACCGAGGTCGAAGAGAAGTATAAGAAAGCAATGGTATCGAATGCACAGCTCGACAACGACAAAGGTAACCTCATCTACCAAGTGGACACTTTAAAAGATGTCATAGAGGAGATGGAGGAGCAAATGTCAGAGATGAAACGGGAGCTGGAAGAAAAATCAAAG GAACTAGAAAGGCAAAAGCACACATGCACTGTCCTGCAGCATAAACAAGAAGAACTGAAAGAGGGAATCCGTCAGAGAGATGAACTTATTGAG ACACACGGGCTCGTCATCATCCCGGACGGTACAACAAACGGCGATATCAACCACGACCCCGTGTCTTCGGGGATCACTGTGGTCTCACAAGAAGCCGCCCAGGTACTGGAATCTGCAGGAGAGGGTCCCCTCG ATGTCAGGCTACTGAAGTTAgctgaggagaaggaggagctgTTGACTCAGATCAGGAAGTTGAAGAATCAGTTGGAGGAGGAGCGACAGAAGCACTCCAAGGTGGACGGTGTGTACACTGATGGCGAAAAGATGGAGAACGGTACCGACCTTCACTTCATTGAGATGCAGA GAGATGCCAACAGACAGATTAGTGAATACAAATTCAAGCTTTCAAAGGCAGAACAGGAAATGGGTACAATGGAACAAAat ATAAACAGACTTGAAGGACAAGTTTCAAGGTACAAGACATCCGCAGACAACGCTGAGAAAATAGAAGATGAGCTTAAAGCAGAGAAACGCAAACTCCAGAGAGAG CTCCGCACAGCACTGGACAAGATCGAAGAGATGGAGATGACCAACAACCACCTCGTAAAGCGGCTGGAAAAGATGAAGGCCAACAGGAACGCTCTCCTCTCCCAGCAGTGA
- the lrrfip2 gene encoding leucine-rich repeat flightless-interacting protein 2 isoform X1 gives MGTQGTGRKRAPLKDRFSAEDEALSSIAREAEARLAAKRAARAEARDIRMRELERQQKELDEKCDKQYSDYSRPSSRCATPGLSAATLASLGGTSSRRGSTDASSVYDQDSSLSELRDIYELKDQIQDVEGRYIQGLKELKESLTEVEEKYKKAMVSNAQLDNDKGNLIYQVDTLKDVIEEMEEQMSEMKRELEEKSKELERQKHTCTVLQHKQEELKEGIRQRDELIETHGLVIIPDGTTNGDINHDPVSSGITVVSQEAAQVLESAGEGPLDVRLLKLAEEKEELLTQIRKLKNQLEEERQKHSKVDGVYTDGEKMENGTDLHFIEMQRDANRQISEYKFKLSKAEQEMGTMEQNINRLEGQVSRYKTSADNAEKIEDELKAEKRKLQRELRTALDKIEEMEMTNNHLVKRLEKMKANRNALLSQQ, from the exons GCAGAGGCAAGGCTGGCAGCAAAGAGAGCAGCACGGGCAGAGGCCAGGGATATTCGTATGAGGGAGCTTGAACGTCAGCAGAAAGAg ctggatgaaaaatgtgacaaacagtATTCAGACTACAGTCGG CCATCTTCCCGCTGTGCCACTCCAGGCCTATCAGCAGCAACATTGGCATCGCTGGGTGGAACTTCATCGCGACGGGGTAGCACAGATGCCAGCAGTGTCTATGATCAAGACAGTAGTCTGAGCGAACTTAGG GATATCTATGAACTAAAGGACCAGATTCAGGATGTAGAAGGGCGATACATACAAGGGCTTAAAGAGCTGAAG GAATCCCTTACCGAGGTCGAAGAGAAGTATAAGAAAGCAATGGTATCGAATGCACAGCTCGACAACGACAAAGGTAACCTCATCTACCAAGTGGACACTTTAAAAGATGTCATAGAGGAGATGGAGGAGCAAATGTCAGAGATGAAACGGGAGCTGGAAGAAAAATCAAAG GAACTAGAAAGGCAAAAGCACACATGCACTGTCCTGCAGCATAAACAAGAAGAACTGAAAGAGGGAATCCGTCAGAGAGATGAACTTATTGAG ACACACGGGCTCGTCATCATCCCGGACGGTACAACAAACGGCGATATCAACCACGACCCCGTGTCTTCGGGGATCACTGTGGTCTCACAAGAAGCCGCCCAGGTACTGGAATCTGCAGGAGAGGGTCCCCTCG ATGTCAGGCTACTGAAGTTAgctgaggagaaggaggagctgTTGACTCAGATCAGGAAGTTGAAGAATCAGTTGGAGGAGGAGCGACAGAAGCACTCCAAGGTGGACGGTGTGTACACTGATGGCGAAAAGATGGAGAACGGTACCGACCTTCACTTCATTGAGATGCAGA GAGATGCCAACAGACAGATTAGTGAATACAAATTCAAGCTTTCAAAGGCAGAACAGGAAATGGGTACAATGGAACAAAat ATAAACAGACTTGAAGGACAAGTTTCAAGGTACAAGACATCCGCAGACAACGCTGAGAAAATAGAAGATGAGCTTAAAGCAGAGAAACGCAAACTCCAGAGAGAG CTCCGCACAGCACTGGACAAGATCGAAGAGATGGAGATGACCAACAACCACCTCGTAAAGCGGCTGGAAAAGATGAAGGCCAACAGGAACGCTCTCCTCTCCCAGCAGTGA
- the LOC133509374 gene encoding leucine-rich repeat flightless-interacting protein 2-like — MYDCMFFLPLPPSVQLSYRSSSSSSSKKWGQIHQWMADSEKAKASCSSRSSSHHRQGLGDDVMSVYSYRSDGVTNSSTLKSSRSTSSVYNDLHGHKKSSSSSKKDLLTGLYHDQRNYTSLTKTKLLPPSATSSYQPYRPTTSSSSSTTGNGLSRSYSMASIYDTTTLYGSSQGSKAPSEYSWYSSQASSTRSSPVSSSDDDTMSSVSQERSSRGRRDSASSDFSNTSESAADYFSRSNRRGSIVSDLDDLSIPDLEAVSHQIQFPTLSD; from the exons ATGTATGATTGTATGTTTTTCCTGCCACTTCCTCCCTCTGTCCAGCTTTCTTACCGTTCATCTAGCAGCAGTAGCAGCAAAAAATGGGGTCAGATCCACCAGTGGATG GCTGACTCAGAAAAGGCTAAAGCCAGTTGTAGTAGTAGATCAAGCAGTCATCATCGG CAGGGCCTGGGTGATGATGTCATGTCTGTCTACAGCTACAGA TCAGATGGTGTGACAAATAGTTCTACTCTCAAGAGCTCACGTTCTACT AGTTCTGTATACAATGATCTACATGGCCATAAAAAGTCATCTAGCTCCTCCAAGAAGGATCTGCTG ACTGGACTATACCACGATCAAAGGAACTATACCAGCTTAACGAAGACCAAACTTCTACCTCCTTCTGCCACATCTTCATATCAGCCTTATCGG CCcaccacttcctcctcctcttccaccACTGGCAATGGGCTGTCACGTAGCTACAGCATG GCCTCTATTTATGACACCACCACTCTTTACGGCTCAAGCCAGGGTTCAAAAGCT CCCTCTGAATATAGCTGGTACTCCTCTCAAGCCAGTTCCACTCGCAGCAGCCCTGTG TCTTCCTCAGATGATGATACTATGAGCAGCGTCTCCCAAGAACGCTCCAGCAGAGGCCGCAGGGACAGTGCG TCGTCTGACTTCTCTAACACTAGTGAGTCTGCAGCTGATTATTTCAGCCGCTCCAACAGACGGGGCAGTATTGTGTCTGATCTGGATGATTTGAGCATTCCAGATCTGGAAGCTGTAAGTCACCAAATTCAGTTCCCAACACTGAGTGATTAA